In Phragmites australis chromosome 17, lpPhrAust1.1, whole genome shotgun sequence, the following are encoded in one genomic region:
- the LOC133897802 gene encoding U-box domain-containing protein 7-like produces the protein MVARCAHADAGGFRLWPIFSAAALRRKVLEVLTCGGGGGRGGGGGSCRGRTAYRSPQRMPKPRPRSDRLAELLRAEPSECGGDVEAEADAVARKVEALEELKVVVGALQASSRGDHGGCMSQVEAAMAVRRKAKDDAGAREMLAMLGAIPPLVAVLDESDGGEEITAAAMYALLNLGIGNDTNKSAIVQAGAVHKMLRIAEGGASGTLTEAVVANFLCLSALDVNKPVIGASGAVPFLVRAFEGASTEQARHDALRALLNLSIEAANAPHLLAAGLAPALVAAVGDTSVTDRSLAALCNLVTACPEGRHAVSRAPDAVSSLVDVLNWSDEPGCQEKAAYVLMVLAHRSYGDRAAMAEAGVTSALLELTLVGTALAQKRASRILEILRADKGKQVADASGVVATVSAPQERGCREEDTEEGEPADACMSVEKRAVRQLVQQSLHSNMRRIVRRARLPQDLTPASSESLKALTASSTSKSLPF, from the exons ATGGTGGCGAGGTGCGCGCACGCCGACGCCGGCGGGTTCCGGCTCTGGCCGATCTTCTCGGCCGCCGCGCTGCGGAGGAAGGTTCTTGAGGTCCTGACGtgcggcggaggcggtgggagaggaggaggaggaggttctTGCCGCGGCAGGACCGCGTACCGGTCGCCGCAGCGGATGCCGAAACCGAGGCCGCGGTCGGACAGGCTCGCGGAGCTGCTCAGGGCGGAGCCGTCGGAGTGCGGCGGCGACGTCGAGGCCGAGGCGGACGCCGTGGCCAGGAAGGTGGAGGCGCTGGAGGAGCTGAAGGTTGTGGTGGGGGCGCTTCAGGCCAGCAGCAGAGGCGATCACGGAGGGTGCATGTCCCAAGTCGAGGCGGCCATGGCGGTGCGGAGGAAGGCGAAGGACGACGCCGGCGCGAGAGAGATGCTCGCGATGCTCGGCGCCATCCCGCCGCTCGTCGCGGTGCTCGACGAGAGCGACGGCGGGGAGGAGATCACGGCCGCTGCGATGTACGCACTGCTCAACTTGGGAATCGGCAATGACAC GAACAAGTCGGCGATCGTGCAGGCCGGCGCCGTCCACAAGATGCTCCGCATTGCGGAGGGCGGCGCGTCCGGCACACTGACGGAGGCCGTCGTCGCCAACTTCCTCTGCCTCAGCGCGCTCGACGTGAACAAGCCCGTGATCGGCGCGTCCGGCGCCGTCCCCTTCCTGGTGCGCGCGTTCGAGGGCGCGTCCACGGAGCAGGCGCGGCACGACGCGCTGCGGGCGCTCCTGAACCTCTCCATCGAGGCGGCCAACGCGCCGCACCTGCTGGCCGCGGGGCTCGCGCCGGCGCTCGTGGCGGCCGTGGGGGACACGTCCGTGACGGACCGCTCGCTCGCCGCGCTTTGCAACCTCGTGACCGCCTGCCCCGAGGGCCGCCACGCGGTGAGCCGCGCCCCCGACGCGGTCTCATCCCTCGTCGACGTGCTCAACTGGTCGGACGAACCGGGCTGCCAGGAGAAGGCCGCGTACGTGCTGATGGTCCTGGCGCACCGGAGCTACGGTGACCGCGCGGCCATGGCTGAGGCCGGCGTCACGTCCGCGCTCCTGGAGCTGACGCTGGTGGGCACGGCGCTCGCGCAGAAGCGCGCGTCCAGGATCCTAGAGATCCTCCGCGCCGACAAGGGCAAGCAGGTCGCGGACGCCTCCGGCGTCGTGGCCACGGTGTCGGCGCCGCAGGAGCGCGGGTGCCGGGAGGAGGATACCGAGGAGGGGGAGCCCGCGGACGCCTGCATGAGCGTGGAGAAGCGCGCCGTGCGGCAGCTGGTGCAGCAGAGCCTGCACAGCAACATGCGGCGCATCGTGCGGCGCGCGCGGCTGCCGCAGGACCTCACGCCGGCGTCGTCGGAGAGCCTCAAGGCGCTCACCGCCTCCTCCACATCCAAGAGCCTGCCGTTCTGA